From Deinococcus aquaticus, one genomic window encodes:
- a CDS encoding DinB family protein, which produces MNVREYYSYLSAARAQLWNFLRALPPADLDRDLMESGDRFHSIKDLLLHVTDVEDHWVHGIVIGDSVHQQYPHDWVRPQATQYDLNWILEYGREVSGRTAAFLDSEPNLNRSVKLVQDDPASDTVTLDQLLWNVMTHEVRHTAQIALMIRQLGHTPPWLDYMRFARPQATAEQAGADTADLDADSDDL; this is translated from the coding sequence ATGAACGTCCGCGAGTACTACTCCTACCTGTCCGCCGCACGAGCCCAGCTGTGGAACTTTCTGCGCGCCCTGCCGCCCGCCGACCTCGACCGTGACCTGATGGAAAGCGGTGACCGGTTCCACAGCATCAAGGACCTGCTGCTGCACGTGACAGACGTCGAGGACCACTGGGTGCACGGCATCGTCATCGGGGACAGCGTGCACCAGCAGTACCCGCACGACTGGGTGCGCCCGCAGGCCACGCAGTACGACCTGAACTGGATTCTGGAGTACGGCCGGGAAGTCAGCGGCCGCACCGCCGCGTTCCTGGACAGTGAACCCAACCTGAACCGCAGCGTGAAACTGGTGCAGGACGATCCCGCCAGCGACACCGTCACGCTGGACCAGTTGCTGTGGAACGTCATGACCCACGAGGTCCGCCACACCGCGCAGATCGCCCTGATGATCCGCCAGTTGGGGCACACGCCCCCCTGGCTGGACTACATGCGGTTCGCGCGCCCGCAGGCCACGGCCGAACAGGCCGGCGCAGACACGGCCGACCTCGACGCCGACAGCGACGACCTGTAA
- the rocF gene encoding arginase has translation MNISILGIPMDLGAGRRGVDMGPSALRNAHLSRALRDLGHSVTDLGDVRVALPESIDKHEEGGLVFLDPILDACRAAAEQVAALPEGTFPLTLGGDHSVSMGTVTGNALRGNPAGERMGLIWVDAHTDYNTPHSSPSGNIHGMPVAALTGRGDPRLTGLGGDWHMRPEDIVMIGIRSVDTFERDLLREAGVKAYTMKDVDQLGMTRIHEETMERLGGLSRLHVSFDADALDPSVCPGVGTPVPGGLTYREGHLLMELLSESGRVTSMDIVEVNPILDTRNQTAEVMVGMAASLLGQRIL, from the coding sequence ATGAACATCTCTATCCTCGGTATTCCCATGGATCTCGGCGCGGGTCGGCGCGGCGTGGACATGGGCCCCAGCGCCCTGCGCAACGCCCACCTGAGCCGCGCGCTGCGCGACCTGGGCCACAGCGTGACGGACCTGGGAGACGTGCGCGTGGCGCTGCCCGAAAGCATCGACAAGCACGAGGAAGGCGGGCTGGTGTTCCTGGATCCGATCCTGGACGCCTGCCGCGCCGCCGCAGAACAGGTTGCCGCGCTGCCGGAAGGCACCTTCCCGCTGACCCTGGGCGGCGACCACAGCGTCAGCATGGGCACCGTGACCGGCAACGCCCTGCGCGGCAACCCCGCCGGCGAACGCATGGGCCTGATCTGGGTGGACGCCCACACGGATTACAACACCCCGCACAGCAGCCCCAGCGGGAACATTCACGGCATGCCCGTCGCGGCGCTGACCGGCCGGGGCGACCCGCGCCTGACCGGACTGGGTGGCGACTGGCACATGCGGCCCGAGGACATCGTCATGATCGGCATCCGCAGCGTGGACACCTTCGAGCGGGACCTGCTGCGCGAGGCGGGCGTGAAGGCCTACACCATGAAGGACGTCGATCAGCTGGGCATGACCCGCATTCACGAGGAGACCATGGAGCGCCTGGGGGGGCTGAGCCGCCTGCACGTCTCCTTCGACGCGGACGCCCTGGACCCCAGCGTCTGCCCTGGCGTGGGCACGCCCGTGCCCGGCGGCCTGACCTACCGCGAGGGGCACCTGCTGATGGAACTCCTGAGCGAATCGGGCCGCGTGACCAGCATGGACATCGTGGAAGTCAACCCCATCCTCGACACCCGTAACCAGACGGCCGAGGTCATGGTCGGCATGGCCGCCAGCCTGCTGGGGCAGCGCATCCTGTAA
- a CDS encoding GNAT family N-acetyltransferase: MPALLSPRLLLLPLTRAVLERRVESAGFSLPLTTPDVVQDVYFPPEWPGDPLPMFPALLAGLSAGQGEVDGTFIAVHRGNLTALGQLGVVGGVNEQGEQQIGYGLTPEARGRGYATEAVGALVAHLHAAGVLTVTAQTATSNPASSRVLQKLGFRLVGSGHSEEDGPLSRWAHT, encoded by the coding sequence GTGCCTGCGCTCTTGAGCCCCCGTTTACTTCTGCTGCCCCTGACCCGCGCCGTGCTGGAACGCCGCGTGGAGAGCGCCGGGTTCTCCCTGCCGCTGACCACCCCCGACGTCGTGCAGGACGTGTACTTCCCGCCGGAATGGCCGGGCGATCCGCTGCCGATGTTCCCGGCGCTGCTGGCTGGCCTGAGCGCCGGGCAGGGCGAGGTGGACGGCACGTTCATCGCGGTGCACCGGGGCAACCTGACCGCGCTGGGGCAACTGGGCGTGGTGGGCGGCGTGAACGAACAGGGCGAGCAGCAGATCGGGTACGGCCTGACGCCCGAAGCGCGCGGGCGTGGCTACGCGACCGAGGCGGTAGGGGCGCTGGTGGCGCACCTGCACGCGGCGGGCGTGTTGACCGTGACCGCACAGACGGCGACCTCGAATCCCGCCAGCAGCCGGGTCCTGCAGAAGCTGGGGTTCCGGCTGGTCGGCAGTGGCCACAGCGAAGAGGACGGCCCGCTGAGCCGCTGGGCGCACACCTGA
- a CDS encoding metallophosphoesterase family protein: MTDAPDPHHRAPEPTGKRLMLLADFVHPFVYREGFPQGAPPVDAVLAAGDLPGYYLEFLATKMTVPVIYVHGNHENEFVTEGERRVPPRGVIAAHGRVVEEAGLRIAGWGGSPRYRDKGHGQYTDTQARVGLAQLAWRARRGVDVLLTHAPPTGPHAGTDYAHRGCESITRFMARRHPRLVVHGHIHEYEGKKVEYTDQASGARVVNAYGYRLLDL; the protein is encoded by the coding sequence ATGACCGACGCCCCCGACCCCCACCACCGCGCCCCCGAACCCACTGGCAAGCGCCTGATGCTGCTGGCGGATTTCGTGCACCCGTTCGTGTACCGCGAGGGATTCCCGCAGGGCGCGCCGCCGGTCGACGCGGTCCTGGCCGCCGGGGACCTGCCCGGCTACTACCTGGAATTCCTGGCGACCAAGATGACGGTCCCGGTCATCTACGTGCACGGCAACCACGAGAACGAGTTCGTGACCGAGGGGGAACGCCGCGTGCCGCCGCGGGGCGTGATCGCCGCGCACGGCCGCGTGGTCGAGGAGGCCGGCCTGAGAATCGCCGGGTGGGGAGGATCGCCCCGCTACCGCGACAAGGGCCACGGGCAGTACACGGACACCCAGGCCCGCGTGGGACTGGCCCAGCTGGCGTGGCGCGCACGGCGCGGTGTGGACGTGCTGCTGACGCACGCGCCCCCCACCGGCCCGCACGCCGGCACCGACTACGCCCACCGGGGCTGCGAGTCCATCACGCGCTTCATGGCCCGCCGCCACCCGCGACTGGTCGTGCACGGCCACATCCACGAGTACGAGGGCAAGAAGGTCGAGTACACCGATCAGGCCAGCGGCGCGCGGGTCGTGAACGCCTACGGCTACCGGCTGCTGGACCTGTAA
- a CDS encoding single-stranded DNA-binding protein, translating into MLHIEFTTDLGARVTVDVESPAQLLDTQRQYGRLGWTSGDVPSGGYQFPLENEADFDWTLIGARRWTSPDGEELVIHRGHAYRRRELEAVDSRKMKLPAAVKYSRGAKSTDPEHVREKSDGEFEYVTLVIFRGGKRQDRYATPRQNAQGAQPTQASRPAPQAATRPAPRPAPVAASADDETPF; encoded by the coding sequence ATGCTGCACATCGAATTCACCACTGACCTGGGCGCCCGCGTCACCGTCGACGTTGAAAGCCCCGCCCAACTCCTGGATACCCAGCGCCAGTACGGCCGACTTGGCTGGACCAGCGGCGACGTTCCCAGCGGCGGCTACCAGTTCCCCCTGGAAAACGAGGCCGACTTCGACTGGACCCTGATCGGCGCGCGCCGGTGGACCAGCCCCGACGGCGAGGAGCTCGTCATTCACCGTGGCCACGCCTACCGCCGCCGTGAACTGGAAGCCGTGGACAGCCGCAAGATGAAGCTCCCGGCCGCCGTGAAGTACTCACGCGGCGCGAAAAGCACGGACCCCGAACACGTCCGCGAGAAATCCGACGGTGAATTCGAGTACGTGACACTGGTCATCTTCCGGGGCGGCAAACGCCAGGACCGATACGCCACGCCCCGCCAGAACGCCCAGGGCGCGCAGCCCACCCAGGCCAGCCGCCCCGCCCCCCAGGCGGCCACGCGGCCCGCGCCCCGCCCCGCCCCGGTTGCCGCCAGCGCCGACGACGAAACGCCTTTCTGA
- a CDS encoding acyl-CoA acyltransferase has product MPGEHGDPPGTGTRQTGAGLSTRPFVIREVTDPWAFRELERVQVNAWGYADREVLPGTMFRISAVTGGIVLGAYASLPPGDPASLVPVGLAFGFPALRGTEIWHHSHLLAVHPAWRGTGMAVALKLAQRERALAQGLTRMTWTFDPLVSRNARLNLGKLGAVARTYLPDWYALEDDRAGAFPADRLMVEWDLTRPHAERPAPPPRGQVALEALDDTEWPGPARLYLAGARVLVEVPTRPEGLETEVRRAWRDALREVLGTYLSRGYEVMDLARAGHRAHYVLARVTGGTHRDAVTSEAG; this is encoded by the coding sequence ATGCCCGGCGAGCACGGCGACCCGCCGGGAACCGGCACGCGGCAGACCGGCGCGGGCCTGAGCACCCGGCCTTTCGTGATCCGGGAAGTCACGGACCCCTGGGCGTTCCGGGAGCTGGAGCGCGTGCAGGTAAACGCCTGGGGGTACGCGGACCGGGAGGTGCTGCCCGGCACCATGTTCCGCATCAGCGCCGTGACGGGCGGGATCGTGCTGGGCGCGTACGCCAGCCTGCCGCCCGGCGACCCGGCCAGTCTGGTACCGGTGGGGCTGGCGTTCGGGTTCCCAGCGCTGCGGGGCACGGAGATCTGGCATCACTCTCATTTGCTGGCGGTGCATCCGGCGTGGCGGGGGACCGGTATGGCCGTGGCGCTGAAACTCGCGCAGCGTGAGCGGGCGCTGGCGCAGGGCCTGACCCGCATGACCTGGACGTTCGATCCGCTGGTCTCGCGGAACGCCCGGCTGAACCTGGGGAAACTGGGCGCGGTGGCCAGAACGTACCTGCCGGACTGGTACGCGCTGGAGGATGACCGGGCCGGGGCGTTCCCGGCTGACCGCCTGATGGTCGAGTGGGACCTGACCCGGCCGCACGCCGAGCGGCCCGCCCCGCCCCCACGCGGGCAGGTGGCCCTGGAAGCCCTGGACGACACGGAATGGCCTGGCCCGGCGCGGCTGTACCTGGCGGGCGCACGGGTGCTGGTCGAGGTTCCGACCCGCCCGGAAGGGCTGGAAACGGAGGTGCGGCGGGCGTGGCGGGACGCGCTGCGCGAGGTGCTGGGCACGTACCTGTCGCGTGGGTACGAGGTGATGGATCTGGCACGGGCCGGGCACCGGGCGCACTACGTGCTGGCGCGGGTCACGGGCGGCACGCACCGGGACGCGGTCACCAGTGAGGCCGGTTGA
- the menC gene encoding o-succinylbenzoate synthase, producing the protein MFKIEAAELIVARLPLKFRFETSFGVQTDKVVPLLVLHGEGVQGVSEGTMERAPMYREETITGALALLRDVFLPRVIGQSFANPEALNDALGTFRGNRMARAMVEMAAWDLWARQLGVPLGTLLGGRKDHVEVGVSLGIQPDEAATVDVVRRHVEQGYRRIKLKIRPGWDVQPVRATREAFPDIRLTVDANSAYTLADAGRLRALDAFDLTYIEQPLAWDDLIDHAELQRQLSTPLCLDESVTSAQDARKGLAIRAGGVINVKVARVGGHTEARRVHDVAQAFGVPVWCGGMLESGIGRAHNIHLSTLPNFTLPGDTSSASRYWDTDLINERLEAQDGLMPVPAGAGTGVTLNRAFLDSVSELHEERRR; encoded by the coding sequence ATGTTCAAAATCGAAGCTGCCGAACTGATCGTTGCCCGTCTTCCCCTGAAGTTCCGCTTCGAGACGAGTTTCGGCGTGCAGACCGACAAGGTCGTGCCGCTGCTGGTCCTGCACGGTGAGGGCGTGCAGGGCGTCTCCGAGGGCACCATGGAACGCGCCCCGATGTACCGCGAGGAGACCATCACGGGGGCGCTGGCGCTGCTGCGCGACGTGTTCCTGCCGCGCGTGATCGGCCAGAGCTTCGCGAACCCCGAGGCACTGAACGACGCGCTGGGTACCTTCCGGGGCAACCGCATGGCGCGCGCCATGGTCGAGATGGCCGCCTGGGACCTGTGGGCGCGGCAGCTGGGCGTGCCGCTGGGCACCCTGCTGGGCGGCCGCAAGGACCACGTGGAGGTCGGCGTGAGCCTGGGCATCCAGCCGGACGAGGCCGCCACCGTGGATGTGGTGCGCCGCCACGTGGAACAGGGGTACCGCCGCATCAAGCTGAAGATCCGGCCCGGCTGGGACGTACAGCCCGTCCGCGCGACCCGCGAGGCCTTCCCGGACATCCGCCTGACCGTGGACGCCAACAGCGCCTACACCCTGGCCGACGCCGGCCGCCTGCGTGCCCTGGACGCCTTCGACCTGACGTACATAGAGCAGCCGCTGGCCTGGGACGACCTGATCGACCACGCCGAACTGCAACGCCAGCTGAGCACCCCGCTGTGCCTGGACGAGAGCGTGACCAGCGCCCAGGACGCCCGCAAGGGACTGGCCATCCGGGCGGGCGGCGTGATCAACGTGAAAGTCGCGCGCGTGGGCGGGCACACCGAGGCGCGGCGCGTGCATGACGTGGCGCAGGCCTTCGGCGTGCCCGTGTGGTGTGGCGGAATGCTGGAAAGCGGGATCGGGCGGGCGCACAACATTCACCTGTCCACCCTGCCGAACTTCACGCTGCCCGGCGACACCAGCAGCGCCAGCCGCTACTGGGACACCGACCTGATCAACGAGCGCCTGGAAGCCCAGGACGGCCTGATGCCCGTTCCGGCCGGTGCGGGTACCGGCGTGACCCTGAACCGGGCGTTTCTGGACAGCGTGAGCGAACTGCACGAGGAGAGGCGCCGCTGA
- a CDS encoding acyl-CoA-binding protein, translating into MATPFEQAQQDVQALSSKPGNDVLLKLYALYKQGSVGDVSGKRPGGFDFVGGAKYDAWAALQGTSQDDAQGQYVTLVESLKAKA; encoded by the coding sequence ATGGCAACTCCTTTTGAACAGGCGCAGCAGGACGTGCAGGCCCTCTCCAGCAAACCCGGCAACGACGTGCTGCTCAAGCTGTACGCCCTGTACAAGCAGGGTAGTGTCGGTGACGTGAGCGGCAAACGCCCCGGTGGATTCGACTTTGTGGGCGGCGCCAAGTACGACGCCTGGGCCGCGCTTCAGGGCACCTCCCAGGACGACGCGCAGGGGCAGTACGTGACGCTGGTCGAAAGCTTGAAAGCAAAGGCGTGA
- a CDS encoding ImmA/IrrE family metallo-endopeptidase, producing MKQLAVSYARTLPGLDTHGLMHGLDGVQLTFMPMGDRDGAFDPEHNVILINSRVRPERQRFTLAHEISHALLLGDDDLLSDLHDSFEGDRLEQVIETLCNVGAAALLMPEELLSDLLARFGPTGRALGELARRADVSASTALYALAERTAAPVLYAVCALTRAGADDDEPHAGPPNGAGTGAPKILTVRVAGGAPGVKYTLRPGTPIPDDHPVAVALDTRLPISQASYVPFRSGRRMPAQVDAFPDRQRVLVSFLLPDRPGPT from the coding sequence ATGAAACAGCTGGCCGTCAGCTACGCCCGCACCCTGCCCGGCCTGGACACCCACGGGCTGATGCACGGCCTGGACGGCGTGCAGCTGACCTTCATGCCCATGGGTGACCGGGACGGGGCCTTTGACCCGGAGCACAACGTCATCCTGATCAACTCGCGCGTGCGGCCCGAACGGCAACGCTTCACGCTGGCGCACGAGATCAGCCACGCGCTGCTGCTGGGCGACGACGATCTGCTGAGCGACCTGCACGACTCCTTCGAGGGTGACCGGCTGGAACAGGTCATCGAGACGCTGTGCAACGTGGGAGCCGCCGCGCTGCTGATGCCGGAAGAACTGCTGAGTGACCTGCTGGCCCGTTTCGGACCGACCGGCCGCGCCCTGGGTGAACTGGCCCGCCGCGCCGACGTGAGCGCCAGCACCGCCCTGTACGCCCTGGCCGAACGCACCGCTGCGCCGGTCCTGTACGCCGTGTGCGCCCTGACCCGCGCCGGAGCCGACGACGACGAACCTCACGCCGGACCCCCGAACGGAGCAGGAACTGGGGCCCCGAAAATCCTGACCGTGCGCGTGGCGGGCGGCGCGCCCGGCGTGAAGTACACCCTGCGGCCCGGCACACCCATCCCGGACGATCACCCGGTGGCCGTGGCGCTCGACACCCGCCTGCCGATCTCTCAGGCCAGTTACGTGCCGTTCCGCTCCGGGCGGCGCATGCCCGCGCAGGTGGACGCCTTCCCGGACCGTCAGCGGGTGCTGGTGAGCTTCCTGCTGCCCGACCGGCCCGGACCGACGTGA
- the folP gene encoding dihydropteroate synthase — MNAHTLTFGLQAPGTVRTARGWEWRWTGAAVMGILNVTPDSFSDGGRHAALDAALHSARAMRDAGVLILDIGGESTRPGAAPVPAHEELDRVLPLIRALAGQGVLLSVDTMKAEVAAAALRAGAHLINDVTGLRDPEMRRVCAAAGAPACVMHMQGQPQTMQAAPHYGDVVDEVHGYLREQAREALNAGVPDVLLDPGIGFGKTLDHNLSLLRALPDLTAGPHPVLIGASRKRLIDFIAHVPDAADRDPGTLALHLHAARQGAAVVRAHAAAAHVQALRVQAALDVQSAPGAAPAPALDSGAMKPALNTVMPPAGQEQP, encoded by the coding sequence GTGAACGCGCACACCCTGACCTTCGGCCTGCAGGCTCCGGGGACAGTGCGCACGGCGCGCGGCTGGGAGTGGCGCTGGACCGGCGCGGCCGTGATGGGCATCCTGAACGTCACGCCCGACAGCTTCAGCGACGGGGGCCGCCACGCCGCGCTGGACGCCGCCCTGCACAGCGCGCGCGCCATGCGGGACGCCGGGGTACTGATCCTGGATATCGGCGGCGAGAGCACCCGCCCCGGTGCGGCCCCCGTCCCCGCGCACGAGGAACTCGACCGGGTGCTGCCCCTGATCCGCGCGCTGGCCGGGCAGGGCGTCCTGCTGAGCGTGGACACCATGAAGGCCGAGGTGGCCGCCGCCGCCCTGCGCGCCGGAGCGCACCTGATCAACGACGTGACCGGCCTGCGCGACCCCGAGATGCGCCGCGTGTGCGCCGCCGCCGGAGCGCCCGCCTGCGTGATGCACATGCAGGGCCAGCCGCAGACCATGCAGGCCGCCCCGCACTACGGCGACGTGGTGGACGAGGTGCACGGGTACCTGCGTGAGCAGGCGCGTGAGGCGCTGAACGCCGGGGTGCCCGACGTGCTGCTGGACCCCGGCATCGGCTTCGGGAAGACGCTGGACCACAACCTGAGCCTGCTGCGCGCCCTGCCCGACCTGACCGCAGGCCCGCACCCCGTCCTGATCGGTGCGAGCCGCAAGCGCCTGATCGACTTCATCGCCCACGTCCCGGACGCGGCCGACCGCGACCCCGGTACGCTGGCCCTGCACCTGCACGCCGCCCGCCAGGGAGCCGCCGTGGTCCGCGCCCACGCCGCCGCCGCGCACGTTCAGGCGCTGCGCGTCCAGGCTGCCCTGGACGTCCAGTCCGCGCCGGGCGCCGCACCCGCCCCGGCGCTAGACTCGGGGGCGATGAAGCCCGCCCTGAACACCGTCATGCCCCCCGCCGGGCAGGAACAGCCATGA